The following proteins are co-located in the Leucoraja erinacea ecotype New England chromosome 4, Leri_hhj_1, whole genome shotgun sequence genome:
- the rpl14 gene encoding 60S ribosomal protein L14, with translation MARLLQETCLSQPPRAHLGPSMRSEPPAGLLRMRVGTLRRFWADQDRKRKRALFLSGSRAIAMVYKRYVQIGRVVYISFGPHAGKLVAIVDVIDQNRALVDGPCTGVRRQAMPFKCMQLTDFKIQIPHSVRNKFVKAAWEKEKINEKWEASRWAKKIDARAKRAKMSDFDRHKVMKAKKMRNRIIKLELSKLKKAAGKKA, from the exons ATGGCCCGTCTGCTCCAGGAAACCTGTCTGTCACAGCCGCCACGTGCCCACCTGGGGCCGAGCATGCGCAGTGAACCACCGGCCGGCTTGCTACGCATGCGCGTGGGGACGTTGCGCCGCTTCTGGGCTGATCAAGACCGGAAGCGGAAACGagctctctttctctctggcTCGCGGGCGATCGCCATG GTCTACAAGCGATACGTACAGATCGGCCGCGTGGTCTACATCTCCTTCGGGCCGCACGCCGGCAAGCTGGTGGCCATCGTCGATGTCATCGACCAGAACCGG GCATTAGTGGATGGTCCATGCACTGGTGTAAGGAGACAGGCTATGCCATTTAAATGCATGCAGCTCACCGACTTCAAGATTCAAATACCACATAG TGTCCGCAACAAATTTGTGAAGGCTGCTTGGGAAAAAGAGAAGATCAATGAGAAATGGGAAGCATCTCGCTGGGCAAAAAAAATTGATGCACGTGCAAAG AGAGCCAAAATGTCTGACTTTGACCGCCACAAGGTCATGAAGGCCAAGAAAATG AGAAACAGAATCATCAAGCTAGAATTGTCCAAACTGAAGAAAGCTGCCGGCAAAAAGGCATAA